In Halobacteriovorax marinus SJ, the following proteins share a genomic window:
- a CDS encoding potassium/proton antiporter — protein MEVVLNNTLLIGSILLLLSVVMSKSLSKFGLPILVLFLFVGMISGSEGIGGIDYENYELTHSLSLVAICLIIFTGGLLTKISDIRPVMKSGVVLSTLGILLTTGMIGVFCHYLFHINLFESFLIGAILSSTDAAAVFTVLRDRNAQVPKRVKSLLELESGSNDPMAYLLVTIFLGLYQADIETSQMNSLISFIVNPLFGIIGGYAFFKIFKLINDKVELDFQGLYPALALGFLFLNYSLVTSFHGNGFLAVYIFGLKVGNERIIHKQILTSFFDGISWLFQIGLFILLGLLVFPSRLLEIASSGAMLAVFSIIIARPAIVFICLMFSRFDYREKLLISWAGLKGATPIVFASLVAMNVGKEANFIFDLVFFTVIISALVQGSTVKLLAKKLNLLIESIIDPDFPIDLEVIEKTKNGIREFMIEDTDFAVEKRVVDLGLPKGTVILFIKRSGGFIIPDGSTSFKAKDKILMVTSEKDELESSMTHFKFDKTAPESIEITAS, from the coding sequence GTGGAAGTCGTTTTAAATAATACATTACTTATTGGATCAATATTATTACTGCTAAGTGTAGTGATGAGTAAATCTTTAAGTAAATTTGGACTTCCAATTCTAGTTCTCTTCCTTTTTGTAGGAATGATCTCAGGTAGTGAGGGTATTGGAGGAATTGATTACGAGAATTATGAGCTCACCCACTCCCTCTCTCTCGTGGCCATCTGTCTTATTATCTTTACAGGTGGACTCTTAACAAAAATTTCAGATATTAGGCCAGTTATGAAGTCTGGAGTCGTACTCTCGACTCTTGGAATTCTCTTAACCACAGGTATGATCGGTGTCTTTTGTCACTATCTCTTCCACATTAATCTCTTCGAGTCCTTTCTTATTGGTGCGATTCTCTCTTCCACAGATGCCGCGGCCGTATTTACAGTTCTAAGAGATAGAAATGCTCAGGTTCCAAAAAGAGTAAAGTCACTTCTAGAACTTGAATCGGGAAGTAACGATCCTATGGCCTACCTACTCGTTACAATCTTTCTTGGTCTCTACCAGGCAGATATCGAAACCAGCCAGATGAACTCACTCATCTCTTTTATTGTAAATCCACTCTTTGGTATTATTGGAGGCTATGCCTTCTTTAAAATATTCAAATTGATTAATGATAAAGTTGAACTCGACTTTCAAGGTCTCTACCCTGCCCTTGCCCTTGGTTTTCTCTTTTTAAATTACTCACTCGTCACTTCCTTTCATGGAAACGGCTTCCTCGCTGTTTACATCTTTGGACTAAAAGTTGGTAATGAGAGAATCATCCACAAGCAAATACTTACTTCATTCTTTGATGGAATTTCGTGGCTCTTTCAAATTGGTCTCTTCATTCTTTTAGGATTACTAGTCTTCCCTTCAAGACTCTTAGAGATCGCTTCCAGTGGGGCCATGCTCGCAGTATTTAGTATTATTATTGCCAGACCGGCCATTGTATTTATTTGTTTAATGTTCTCTCGTTTTGACTATAGAGAAAAGCTCCTCATTTCATGGGCGGGACTAAAAGGAGCGACTCCTATTGTCTTCGCCAGTTTAGTGGCAATGAATGTTGGAAAAGAAGCGAACTTCATTTTTGACTTAGTCTTCTTTACGGTCATTATCTCTGCTCTAGTTCAAGGCTCCACAGTAAAGCTACTTGCTAAGAAGTTAAACCTACTTATTGAGTCTATTATTGACCCTGACTTTCCTATTGATCTAGAAGTTATAGAGAAAACAAAGAATGGTATTAGAGAGTTTATGATTGAGGACACAGACTTTGCTGTAGAAAAGCGTGTTGTGGACCTGGGACTCCCTAAGGGGACGGTCATACTTTTTATAAAAAGAAGTGGTGGATTCATCATTCCGGATGGCTCAACATCATTTAAAGCAAAAGATAAGATTCTCATGGTGACGTCTGAAAAGGATGAGCTAGAAAGCTCTATGACTCACTTTAAATTCGACAAAACTGCTCCAGAAAGTATTGAAATTACTGCAAGTTAG
- the fghA gene encoding S-formylglutathione hydrolase has translation MIVNLKKKHRSFKGFTKFYSHNSVVTGTEMNFSTYEPDNKIENAIIWLSGLTCNEENFITKAGVQPLLSDTNTMIICPDTSPRGLNLEGEHESYDFGSGAGFYLNATTPGYKDHYKMYDYISVEIVQILKASFNIKKISIMGHSMGGHGALVLSLNEKELFTSVSAFSPIVNPTKCPWGQKAFSGYLENPETEGGRYDATLLVKSGHNRSDTILIDQGLDDEFLEKELLSDNFIQACDKVDQSLKLNFRKDFDHSYYFIASFLPDHINHHLSLLNK, from the coding sequence ATGATTGTAAACTTAAAGAAGAAACATAGAAGCTTTAAAGGATTTACTAAATTCTATAGTCATAATTCTGTTGTAACAGGAACTGAGATGAATTTCTCAACTTATGAGCCAGATAATAAAATTGAAAATGCTATTATTTGGCTCTCGGGCCTTACTTGTAATGAAGAAAACTTTATTACAAAGGCAGGAGTTCAGCCTCTTCTATCTGATACTAATACAATGATTATTTGCCCAGATACTTCCCCTAGAGGGCTTAATTTAGAGGGCGAACACGAGAGTTATGACTTTGGATCAGGTGCTGGCTTCTATTTAAATGCCACGACTCCAGGATATAAAGATCATTATAAAATGTATGATTATATCAGTGTTGAAATCGTTCAAATTTTAAAAGCTAGTTTTAATATAAAGAAGATTTCAATAATGGGTCACTCAATGGGTGGTCATGGAGCGCTAGTTCTTTCTCTGAATGAAAAAGAGTTATTCACAAGTGTTTCGGCCTTCTCACCTATTGTAAATCCAACAAAGTGCCCTTGGGGACAAAAGGCCTTCTCTGGCTATCTTGAAAACCCAGAGACTGAGGGAGGTAGATATGATGCCACTCTTCTCGTAAAAAGTGGTCACAATCGATCGGATACAATTCTTATTGATCAGGGTCTTGATGACGAATTCCTAGAGAAAGAACTCTTATCCGACAATTTCATTCAGGCATGTGATAAAGTTGATCAATCTTTAAAGTTAAACTTTAGAAAAGATTTTGATCATAGCTACTACTTTATCGCAAGTTTTCTACCTGATCACATTAATCATCACCTTAGTCTCTTGAATAAATAA
- a CDS encoding S-(hydroxymethyl)glutathione dehydrogenase/class III alcohol dehydrogenase — translation MKVKAAVAWGPKQPLSIEEVDLEGPKKGEVLIKVIASGVCHTDAYTLSGEDPEGLFPVILGHEGGGIVTEVGEGVTTLAVGDHVIPLYTPECGECKFCTSGKTNLCQRIRETQGRGLMPDGTSRFSKDGKPIFHYMGTSTFAEYTVVPEIALAKIDKSAPLDKVCLLGCGVTTGIGAVLNTAKVEEGATIAVFGLGGIGLSVVQGAKMAKASKIICIDINEDKFEMAKKFGATDFINPKKYDKPIQEVIVELTEGGVDYSFECIGNVDLMRAALECCHKGWGESIIIGVAGAGKEISTRPFQLVTGRVWRGTAFGGVKGRTELPGYVDKYMSGEINLDDLVTFKLPLEEINKAFDLMHEGKSIRTVIDFE, via the coding sequence ATGAAAGTTAAAGCAGCAGTAGCTTGGGGACCAAAGCAACCTCTCAGTATCGAAGAAGTTGATCTAGAAGGACCAAAAAAAGGTGAAGTTCTTATTAAAGTTATCGCCTCAGGTGTTTGTCACACTGACGCTTATACTCTCTCAGGAGAAGATCCAGAAGGATTATTCCCTGTGATTCTTGGACACGAAGGTGGCGGAATTGTCACAGAAGTTGGAGAAGGTGTGACAACTCTAGCTGTTGGTGATCACGTTATCCCACTTTACACACCAGAGTGTGGTGAGTGTAAATTCTGTACTTCAGGAAAAACAAACCTCTGCCAAAGAATTAGAGAGACTCAAGGGCGAGGACTTATGCCAGATGGAACAAGTCGTTTTTCTAAAGATGGAAAACCAATTTTTCATTACATGGGTACATCAACATTTGCAGAGTACACAGTCGTTCCAGAAATTGCCCTAGCAAAAATCGACAAGTCTGCACCTCTTGATAAGGTTTGTCTTCTCGGTTGTGGAGTCACGACGGGAATTGGCGCTGTATTAAATACTGCTAAAGTTGAAGAGGGAGCGACTATTGCTGTCTTTGGACTTGGTGGAATTGGACTCTCTGTTGTACAAGGTGCAAAAATGGCTAAAGCATCAAAGATTATCTGTATTGATATCAATGAAGATAAATTTGAGATGGCCAAGAAATTTGGTGCAACAGACTTTATTAATCCAAAGAAGTACGACAAACCGATTCAAGAAGTTATCGTAGAGCTCACAGAAGGTGGAGTTGATTACTCATTTGAATGTATTGGTAATGTTGACCTCATGAGGGCCGCTCTTGAGTGTTGTCACAAAGGATGGGGAGAATCAATTATTATCGGTGTTGCAGGAGCTGGTAAAGAAATTAGTACAAGACCATTCCAACTTGTAACAGGTCGAGTATGGAGAGGAACGGCTTTTGGTGGAGTTAAAGGTAGAACAGAGCTTCCAGGCTATGTTGATAAGTATATGAGTGGAGAAATTAACCTCGATGACTTAGTCACATTCAAGCTTCCACTAGAAGAAATAAATAAAGCCTTCGATCTTATGCACGAAGGAAAGAGTATTAGAACAGTAATTGATTTTGAATAA